The following are from one region of the Sandaracinus amylolyticus genome:
- a CDS encoding MopE-related protein: MHLRAHVFSAFAFLSITGVAGCGLTLDVDPPDPSGGFDAGAFDAGPIDASRPDADRGDAGPPDDECLGQPNGTPCGADGASLICVDDRCELSFCGDGVVDSSTGELCDDANDRTGDGCEPVSCVPSCDDPLDCDDENPCNGVEICSAGSKCEPGVPSTDRVCTTPSGEPGVCDSGVCIPAGCGNGVHEEGEECDDGNSMAGDGCEPDCHPSCREDLDCDDVDACTGEESCDVNAGCQRGVPPPCAPEDDCHTAMCNPRTGCEVALVDMDRDGHAPELIGACGDDCDDLDPNRYGGAPEQCNELDDDCDGAVDEEIVEIECYGDTDADGFGSVNRAIRDCSCPAGTTPNGGDCFDEPTPVGEAVNPAQTRFFRMPYCRDGGPGTSCSFDYDCNGNEEREFEQIHRQCSALTVLMRCTGQGWRGGVPGCGAEGTWVECDGLLGPLGLICTPRDTRRVQTCR, from the coding sequence GTGCACCTCCGCGCGCACGTCTTCTCCGCCTTTGCTTTTCTCTCCATCACCGGCGTCGCGGGCTGCGGCCTCACGCTCGACGTCGATCCGCCCGATCCCAGCGGCGGCTTCGATGCCGGCGCGTTCGACGCCGGCCCGATCGACGCGTCGCGCCCCGACGCCGACCGCGGCGATGCGGGTCCGCCCGACGACGAGTGTCTCGGCCAGCCGAACGGCACGCCGTGCGGCGCCGACGGCGCATCGCTGATCTGCGTCGACGATCGCTGCGAGCTCTCGTTCTGCGGCGACGGAGTCGTCGACTCGAGCACCGGCGAGCTGTGCGACGACGCGAACGATCGCACCGGCGACGGATGCGAGCCCGTCTCGTGCGTGCCGAGCTGCGACGACCCGCTCGACTGCGACGACGAGAACCCGTGCAACGGCGTCGAGATCTGCAGCGCGGGATCGAAGTGCGAGCCCGGCGTGCCCTCGACCGATCGCGTCTGCACGACGCCGAGCGGCGAGCCCGGCGTGTGCGACTCGGGCGTGTGCATCCCTGCCGGCTGCGGCAACGGCGTGCACGAAGAAGGCGAGGAGTGCGACGACGGCAACTCGATGGCGGGCGACGGCTGCGAGCCCGACTGCCATCCCTCGTGTCGCGAGGATCTCGACTGCGACGACGTCGACGCGTGCACCGGCGAGGAGTCGTGCGACGTGAACGCCGGCTGTCAGCGCGGCGTCCCTCCTCCGTGCGCGCCCGAGGACGACTGCCACACCGCGATGTGCAACCCGCGCACGGGCTGCGAGGTCGCGCTCGTCGACATGGATCGCGACGGCCACGCCCCCGAGCTGATCGGCGCGTGCGGCGACGACTGCGACGACCTCGATCCCAACCGCTACGGGGGCGCGCCCGAGCAGTGCAACGAGCTCGACGACGACTGCGACGGCGCGGTCGACGAGGAGATCGTCGAGATCGAGTGCTACGGCGACACCGACGCCGACGGCTTCGGCAGCGTGAACCGCGCGATCCGCGACTGCTCGTGCCCGGCGGGCACCACGCCGAACGGCGGCGACTGCTTCGACGAGCCCACGCCGGTCGGCGAAGCGGTCAATCCCGCGCAGACGCGCTTCTTCCGCATGCCGTACTGCCGCGACGGCGGCCCCGGCACCTCGTGCTCGTTCGACTACGACTGCAACGGCAACGAGGAGCGCGAGTTCGAGCAGATCCACCGCCAGTGCAGCGCGCTCACCGTGCTCATGCGCTGCACCGGCCAGGGCTGGCGCGGCGGTGTCCCCGGCTGCGGCGCCGAGGGCACGTGGGTCGAGTGCGATGGCCTGCTGGGCCCGCTGGGGCTGATCTGCACGCCCCGCGACACGCGTCGCGTGCAGACCTGCCGCTGA
- a CDS encoding M91 family zinc metallopeptidase gives MTMRRNLLRDPRGQLGTEQLILAGTLAVFGATAVGALGVASSESFVGDGGELDDSAIAGLDPGLGGFGDLGVVPPPFGVPDRDRRRDRDRDRDRDRGPARDYDRDYDRDDDPRPCSRGSDRGGDDRGEGPSSAPPMPRPTLGNIEGFDVGDPERLSDHNGNPLERVRVGNITITGSPEFVERARRDLETIASTPSGRRLLRSLRDSGGNVQVGSQAGGGGATDRLGPSTARLSYNPEDNALPEGVPGGRPGEFGHRDNYPSDVTLFHELVHADDIVRGQNRDRRVGRRDARMCGLRPACRGVQQNELRTVGVGPYADAEFTENQYRADRGLPRRDFYSDPNEQRHITPEERRRMEEDAARHRARREELDRLEREENDRRSRGGDDRPCSRR, from the coding sequence ATGACGATGCGACGCAACCTCCTCCGCGATCCACGCGGACAGCTCGGCACCGAGCAGCTCATCCTCGCGGGCACGCTCGCGGTCTTCGGCGCGACCGCGGTCGGCGCGCTCGGCGTCGCGAGCTCCGAGAGCTTCGTCGGCGATGGCGGCGAGCTCGACGACTCGGCGATCGCGGGGCTCGACCCCGGCCTCGGCGGCTTCGGCGACCTCGGCGTCGTGCCTCCCCCGTTCGGCGTGCCCGATCGCGATCGACGCCGCGACCGAGATCGTGATCGTGATCGCGATCGCGGCCCGGCGCGCGACTACGATCGCGACTACGATCGCGACGACGATCCGCGCCCCTGCTCACGCGGAAGCGATCGCGGCGGCGACGATCGCGGCGAGGGCCCGTCGAGCGCGCCGCCGATGCCGCGCCCCACCCTCGGCAACATCGAGGGCTTCGACGTCGGCGACCCCGAGCGGCTCAGCGATCACAACGGCAACCCGCTCGAGCGCGTGCGCGTCGGCAACATCACGATCACCGGCAGCCCCGAGTTCGTCGAGCGTGCGCGCCGCGATCTCGAGACCATCGCGAGCACCCCGAGCGGTCGTCGTCTCCTGCGATCCCTCCGCGACAGCGGCGGCAACGTGCAGGTCGGCTCGCAGGCGGGCGGCGGCGGCGCGACCGATCGCCTCGGTCCCTCGACCGCGCGCCTCTCCTACAACCCCGAGGACAACGCGCTCCCCGAGGGCGTGCCCGGCGGTCGCCCCGGCGAGTTCGGTCATCGCGACAACTACCCGAGCGACGTCACGCTCTTCCACGAGCTCGTGCACGCCGACGACATCGTGCGCGGCCAGAACCGCGATCGACGCGTGGGCCGTCGCGACGCGCGCATGTGCGGTCTGCGTCCCGCGTGCCGCGGCGTGCAGCAGAACGAGCTCCGCACCGTCGGCGTCGGTCCCTACGCCGACGCGGAGTTCACCGAGAACCAGTACCGCGCCGATCGCGGCCTGCCGCGCCGCGACTTCTACTCCGATCCCAACGAGCAGCGGCACATCACGCCCGAGGAGCGCCGCCGCATGGAAGAAGACGCCGCGCGCCATCGCGCGCGCCGCGAGGAGCTCGATCGCCTCGAGCGCGAGGAGAACGACCGCCGATCGCGCGGCGGCGACGATCGCCCGTGCTCGCGACGGTGA
- a CDS encoding M1 family metallopeptidase: protein MRKRPIATLLAASIAALAGACGPSGATRITTPDTARAVTPTSAPDETPPDGPLPAGVTPLHYRVALEVLPENDRFRGEVWIRARLAEATSRIWIHGARMDVSAASIEHVDEESDEPVSVPATWHPAEREGIAALRTATPVGPGDVTIHIAYEAPFDRQLKGLYRVDVGEDHYAFTQFEATSARYAFPSFDEPRWKTPFDIELTVHRDHVAIANTRELERTQLESGLDRVRYATTLPLPTYLVAMAVGPLDVVEGAAIPPSAVRSRPLPFRGIAARGRGPELAHAMEHTPRIVAALEDYFGTEYPYDKLDIIAVPDFASGAMENAGAITFREFLLLLGASPPEDQVRGFANVMAHELAHQWFGNLVTMPWWDDIWLNEAFATWMASKTVARVYPEMNADLAQLSAVHGAMGQDSLASARRIRQPIESDHDIRNAFDSITYSKGAGVLSMFEAWVGEDVFREGIRTYLRQHRFGTATSEDLLAALSESAGRDVMTPFRTFLEQPGVPLVEARLECAEGAPPVVHLAQSRYTPVGSTAPRDRTWSIPVCITYPARGTQLATTCDLLSAASADVSLADVSPAEVQGCPAWVMPNAGARGYYRWTLPPEQLRALLERGGTRLSAMERASVANNLRAAFASATIPGGDVIGALPRIAGDSVRVVATDPMGLAGNVVEQIVSPEHEAAARTWAGGLYRTSATRLGWTPRPREDGDTRLLRRDVLGFMANVARDPRVRTEAARRGRAYLGAGGDGAIHADAVASDLAGIAAAVAVQEGDAALFDAVQTTLFATEDAVVRARLIAALSSTEDPALAARALDLGLDARLRVNEVLIPLSVQAEHDEGRERAWAWLVEHFDRLAERIATTRAGATPWLFAGFCSREDAERVRTFFEPRIAELAGGPRNLAGAIEAIELCAARVQAQRASVEQAIAR, encoded by the coding sequence ATGAGAAAGAGGCCGATCGCAACCCTCCTCGCTGCGTCGATCGCAGCCCTCGCCGGCGCGTGCGGCCCGAGCGGCGCGACGCGCATCACGACACCCGACACCGCGCGCGCGGTCACGCCCACGAGCGCGCCCGACGAGACACCGCCCGACGGACCGCTGCCCGCGGGCGTCACACCGCTGCACTACCGCGTCGCGCTCGAGGTGCTGCCCGAGAACGATCGCTTCCGCGGCGAGGTGTGGATCCGCGCGCGCCTCGCCGAAGCGACGTCGCGCATCTGGATCCACGGCGCGCGCATGGACGTGTCGGCAGCGTCGATCGAGCACGTCGACGAGGAGAGCGACGAGCCGGTGAGCGTACCCGCGACCTGGCATCCCGCGGAGCGCGAGGGCATCGCCGCGCTGCGCACCGCGACGCCGGTCGGGCCGGGCGACGTGACGATCCACATCGCGTACGAGGCGCCCTTCGATCGCCAGCTCAAGGGGCTCTATCGCGTCGACGTGGGCGAGGATCACTACGCGTTCACGCAGTTCGAGGCGACGAGCGCGCGCTACGCGTTCCCCTCGTTCGACGAGCCGCGCTGGAAGACGCCGTTCGACATCGAGCTCACGGTGCACCGCGACCACGTCGCGATCGCGAACACGCGCGAGCTCGAGCGCACGCAGCTCGAGAGCGGGCTCGATCGGGTGCGCTACGCGACGACGCTGCCGCTGCCGACGTACCTCGTCGCGATGGCGGTCGGGCCGCTCGACGTGGTCGAGGGCGCGGCGATCCCGCCGAGCGCGGTGCGCTCGCGTCCGCTTCCGTTCCGGGGGATCGCGGCGCGCGGTCGAGGGCCCGAGCTCGCGCACGCGATGGAGCACACGCCGCGCATCGTCGCTGCGCTCGAGGACTACTTCGGGACCGAGTACCCGTACGACAAGCTCGACATCATCGCGGTGCCGGACTTCGCGTCGGGCGCGATGGAGAACGCGGGCGCGATCACGTTCCGCGAGTTCCTGCTGCTGCTCGGCGCGAGCCCGCCCGAGGATCAGGTGCGCGGCTTCGCGAACGTGATGGCGCACGAGCTCGCGCACCAGTGGTTCGGCAACCTCGTCACGATGCCGTGGTGGGACGACATCTGGCTCAACGAGGCGTTCGCGACGTGGATGGCATCGAAGACCGTCGCGCGCGTGTATCCCGAGATGAACGCGGATCTCGCGCAGCTCTCCGCGGTGCACGGCGCGATGGGCCAGGACTCGCTCGCGTCGGCGCGACGCATCCGCCAGCCGATCGAGAGTGATCACGACATCCGCAACGCGTTCGACTCGATCACGTACTCGAAGGGCGCGGGCGTGCTCTCGATGTTCGAGGCGTGGGTCGGCGAGGACGTCTTCCGCGAAGGCATCCGCACGTACCTGCGGCAGCATCGCTTCGGCACCGCGACCAGCGAGGACCTGCTCGCGGCGCTGAGCGAGTCGGCGGGACGCGACGTGATGACGCCGTTCCGCACGTTCCTCGAGCAGCCGGGCGTGCCGCTCGTCGAGGCGCGGCTCGAGTGCGCGGAGGGCGCACCACCGGTCGTGCACCTCGCGCAGTCGCGCTACACGCCGGTGGGCTCGACCGCGCCGCGCGATCGCACGTGGAGCATCCCGGTGTGCATCACGTATCCGGCGCGCGGGACGCAGCTCGCGACGACGTGTGATCTGCTGAGCGCGGCGAGCGCGGACGTGTCGCTCGCGGATGTGTCGCCCGCGGAGGTGCAGGGCTGTCCCGCGTGGGTCATGCCGAACGCGGGCGCGCGTGGGTACTACCGCTGGACGCTGCCGCCCGAGCAGCTGCGGGCGCTGCTCGAGCGCGGTGGGACGCGGCTCTCGGCGATGGAGCGCGCGAGCGTGGCGAACAACCTGCGCGCGGCGTTCGCGAGCGCGACGATCCCGGGCGGCGACGTGATCGGGGCGCTCCCGCGGATCGCCGGCGACTCGGTGCGGGTCGTCGCGACCGACCCGATGGGCCTCGCGGGGAACGTGGTCGAGCAGATCGTGTCGCCGGAGCACGAGGCGGCGGCGCGCACCTGGGCGGGAGGGCTCTATCGCACGAGCGCGACGCGGCTCGGATGGACGCCTCGCCCGCGCGAGGACGGAGACACGCGGCTGCTGCGGCGAGACGTGCTCGGGTTCATGGCGAACGTGGCGCGTGATCCGCGGGTGCGCACCGAAGCGGCGCGTCGCGGGCGCGCGTACCTCGGCGCGGGTGGCGACGGTGCGATCCACGCCGACGCGGTCGCGTCCGACCTCGCGGGGATCGCGGCGGCGGTCGCGGTGCAGGAGGGCGATGCGGCGCTCTTCGACGCGGTGCAGACGACGCTCTTCGCGACCGAGGATGCCGTGGTGCGCGCGCGTCTGATCGCGGCGCTCTCGAGCACCGAGGATCCCGCGCTCGCGGCGAGGGCGCTCGATCTCGGGCTCGACGCGCGGCTCCGCGTGAACGAGGTGCTGATCCCGCTGAGCGTGCAGGCGGAGCACGACGAGGGGCGCGAGCGCGCGTGGGCGTGGCTGGTGGAGCACTTCGATCGGCTCGCGGAGCGCATCGCGACGACGCGCGCGGGCGCGACGCCGTGGCTCTTCGCGGGGTTCTGCTCGCGCGAGGACGCCGAGCGGGTGCGCACGTTCTTCGAGCCGCGCATCGCGGAGCTCGCGGGCGGGCCGCGCAACCTCGCGGGCGCGATCGAGGCGATCGAGCTGTGCGCGGCGAGGGTGCAGGCGCAGCGCGCGAGCGTGGAGCAGGCGATCGCGCGGTGA
- a CDS encoding LamG domain-containing protein: protein MREHVVAVALSGLCVVHAGCALERIGIVPYASPRDGGAQRDAGTIDPGDAGTIDVDAGSNDAGSPDAGRHPLCADDPALVACYPFDGDARDHGPRANDLLVTGVGWDPDGGMVLGAASSAVVATRPELAHTETSILAWVRLDSLPLTGRVGLVDHDGQYGIFVHPGGELRCAITIAGSGWAMAAAVIGAREWHHVACVAEQATLRLYVDGREVATTPAAMTRTPGSSALYVGENGPTGDDQLIGAIDDLRIWDEPFTAQQVAADERAGR, encoded by the coding sequence GTGAGGGAGCACGTCGTCGCGGTCGCATTGTCGGGGTTGTGCGTGGTCCACGCGGGGTGCGCGCTCGAGCGCATCGGCATCGTGCCGTACGCGTCGCCGCGAGACGGAGGTGCGCAGCGGGACGCGGGCACGATCGATCCCGGCGACGCGGGCACGATCGACGTCGATGCGGGCTCGAACGACGCGGGCTCTCCCGATGCCGGGCGCCATCCGCTGTGCGCCGACGACCCTGCGCTGGTCGCTTGTTATCCGTTCGACGGCGACGCGCGCGACCACGGGCCCCGCGCGAACGATCTGCTGGTGACCGGGGTGGGCTGGGATCCGGATGGCGGGATGGTGCTCGGCGCGGCGAGCAGCGCGGTGGTCGCGACGCGACCGGAGCTCGCGCACACCGAGACGTCGATCCTGGCGTGGGTGCGGCTCGACTCGCTCCCGCTCACCGGGCGCGTGGGGCTCGTCGATCACGACGGGCAGTACGGCATCTTCGTGCATCCCGGTGGCGAGCTGCGCTGCGCGATCACGATCGCGGGATCGGGCTGGGCGATGGCCGCGGCGGTGATCGGAGCGCGCGAGTGGCATCACGTCGCGTGCGTCGCGGAGCAGGCGACGCTGCGGCTCTACGTCGACGGCAGGGAGGTCGCGACGACGCCCGCGGCGATGACCCGCACGCCGGGGAGCTCCGCGCTCTACGTCGGCGAGAACGGGCCCACCGGCGACGATCAGCTGATCGGGGCGATCGACGATCTGCGGATCTGGGACGAGCCGTTCACCGCGCAGCAGGTCGCTGCCGACGAGCGCGCCGGTCGCTGA
- the era gene encoding GTPase Era, with protein sequence MARPRSTTPRDSAQNRKQKPDAAPPRAGRCVIAGRPNVGKSTLLNALLGTKLAIVAPRPGTTRTVLLGVFDAPVEGARTQIAFLDTPGLEAPKSMLGRVLVEEAQGALEQGDVLLLLVDASDVVKRRALAPEDQRVLELMKPLGKPIVLALNKVDKVKDKGQLLPTLEVLAKAHPWATIVPCSALRGANLAPIVKEIREHLPEGLLYEEDDVLTDRPERFFVAELVREALLAHVRQEVPHGVAVQVDEWVDEGKLLRVGVTIIVTKDSHKAIVIGARGEMLKTIGQEARENIESMLERKVFLRTFVKVVPGWTEDPEKVRRLTREGSLP encoded by the coding sequence ATGGCCCGCCCCCGCAGCACCACACCTCGCGATTCGGCCCAGAATCGCAAGCAGAAGCCCGACGCGGCCCCGCCGCGCGCGGGTCGCTGCGTGATCGCCGGGCGTCCGAACGTCGGCAAGTCCACCCTGCTCAACGCCCTCCTCGGGACGAAGCTCGCGATCGTCGCGCCGCGCCCCGGCACCACGCGCACGGTGCTGCTCGGCGTGTTCGACGCGCCGGTCGAGGGCGCGCGCACGCAGATCGCGTTCCTCGACACGCCCGGCCTCGAGGCGCCCAAGAGCATGCTCGGCCGCGTGCTCGTCGAAGAAGCGCAGGGCGCGCTCGAGCAGGGCGACGTGCTGCTCCTGCTCGTCGACGCCAGCGACGTGGTGAAGCGCCGCGCGCTCGCGCCCGAGGATCAGCGCGTGCTCGAGCTGATGAAGCCGCTCGGCAAGCCGATCGTCCTCGCGCTCAACAAGGTCGACAAGGTCAAGGACAAGGGCCAGCTGCTCCCGACGCTCGAGGTGCTCGCGAAAGCGCACCCCTGGGCGACGATCGTGCCCTGCTCGGCGCTGCGCGGCGCGAACCTCGCGCCGATCGTGAAGGAGATCCGCGAGCACCTGCCCGAGGGCCTCCTCTACGAAGAGGACGACGTGCTCACCGATCGTCCCGAGCGCTTCTTCGTCGCGGAGCTGGTGCGCGAAGCGCTGCTCGCGCACGTGCGACAGGAAGTGCCGCACGGCGTCGCGGTGCAGGTCGACGAGTGGGTCGACGAGGGCAAGCTGCTGCGCGTCGGCGTGACGATCATCGTCACCAAGGACTCGCACAAGGCGATCGTGATCGGCGCGCGCGGCGAGATGCTGAAGACGATCGGCCAGGAGGCGCGCGAGAACATCGAGTCGATGCTCGAGCGCAAGGTGTTCCTGCGCACCTTCGTGAAGGTGGTGCCGGGCTGGACCGAGGACCCCGAGAAGGTCCGCCGCCTGACGCGCGAAGGGAGCCTGCCGTGA
- the der gene encoding ribosome biogenesis GTPase Der has protein sequence MSDEEFEETPFEEEGAPQKKKRNRRKQPVPAGAIYARPVVAIVGRPNIGKSTLFNRLAGQRIAIVEDVAGVTRDRHYADTLMLGREVVLVDTGGFDPESDDPMKEGIAQHVKLALEEADVVVCVLDATTGATSADQAAISLLRRADKPVIYAANKADSKAQVLAGMELYELGIDRLIPISALHGNGMSELEDAVAEALPAEGTGASQQWDEAIPRVAIVGRPNAGKSSLVNRLLGENRQLVDSRPGTTIDAIDALYERGEDKWVLIDTAGMRRKRGIDKGVEGLAVMKAIKAIERSHVVVLLVDAAEGIAEQDAKLAGLVVDRGRALVVGLNKGDLMSDVERKKAVARAREVLSFAPWARVVTVSAKTGRAVNKLIEAANAALAEHRKRVTTAELNRFFEEVLEHHPPPTQKGKAVRLYYVTQAETRPPRFVIVTNEPEAVHFSYQRYVANALRERFGFEGTPIRLSWKRKTRRE, from the coding sequence GTGAGCGACGAGGAGTTCGAGGAGACGCCCTTCGAGGAAGAAGGCGCTCCGCAGAAGAAGAAGCGCAACCGGCGCAAGCAGCCGGTGCCCGCGGGTGCGATCTACGCGCGCCCGGTCGTCGCGATCGTCGGTCGACCCAACATCGGCAAGAGCACGCTCTTCAATCGCCTCGCGGGACAGCGCATCGCGATCGTCGAGGACGTCGCCGGCGTCACCCGCGATCGCCACTACGCCGACACGCTGATGCTGGGGCGCGAGGTCGTGCTGGTCGACACCGGCGGCTTCGATCCCGAGAGCGACGATCCGATGAAGGAGGGCATCGCGCAGCACGTGAAGCTCGCCCTCGAAGAGGCCGACGTCGTGGTGTGCGTGCTCGACGCGACGACCGGCGCGACCAGCGCCGACCAGGCCGCGATCTCGCTCCTGCGCCGCGCCGACAAGCCCGTGATCTACGCGGCGAACAAGGCCGACTCGAAGGCCCAGGTGCTGGCGGGCATGGAGCTCTACGAGCTCGGCATCGATCGCCTGATCCCGATCAGCGCGCTCCACGGCAACGGCATGTCGGAGCTCGAGGACGCGGTCGCCGAGGCGCTGCCCGCCGAAGGCACCGGCGCCTCGCAGCAGTGGGACGAGGCTATCCCGCGCGTCGCGATCGTCGGCCGCCCCAACGCGGGCAAGAGCTCGCTGGTGAACCGCCTGCTCGGCGAGAACCGCCAGCTCGTCGACTCGCGCCCCGGCACCACGATCGACGCGATCGACGCGCTCTACGAGCGCGGCGAGGACAAGTGGGTGCTGATCGACACCGCGGGCATGCGCCGCAAGCGCGGCATCGACAAGGGTGTCGAGGGCCTCGCGGTGATGAAGGCGATCAAGGCGATCGAGCGCAGCCACGTCGTGGTGCTGCTGGTCGACGCCGCGGAAGGGATCGCGGAGCAGGACGCGAAGCTCGCGGGGCTCGTCGTCGATCGCGGCCGCGCGCTCGTGGTCGGGCTCAACAAGGGCGACCTGATGAGCGACGTCGAGCGCAAGAAGGCGGTCGCGCGTGCGCGCGAAGTGCTCTCGTTCGCGCCCTGGGCGCGCGTCGTCACGGTCAGCGCGAAGACCGGCCGCGCGGTGAACAAGCTGATCGAGGCCGCGAACGCCGCGCTCGCCGAGCATCGCAAGCGCGTGACCACCGCGGAGCTCAACCGCTTCTTCGAGGAAGTGCTGGAGCACCACCCGCCTCCGACCCAGAAGGGCAAGGCAGTGCGGCTCTACTACGTGACGCAGGCCGAGACGCGCCCGCCGCGCTTCGTGATCGTGACGAACGAGCCCGAGGCCGTGCACTTCAGCTATCAGCGCTACGTGGCGAACGCGCTGCGCGAGCGCTTCGGCTTCGAGGGCACGCCGATCCGCCTCTCCTGGAAGCGCAAGACGCGGCGCGAGTAG
- a CDS encoding aldo/keto reductase codes for MRTRRFGDVLVPVIGQGTWNMEQDARDEVVRALRRGLDLGLTHVDTAELYGSGRVEEIVREAIAGRRDEVFLVSKVLPSNASRRGTIEACERSLARLGTDRLDAYLLHWPGSFPLEETIAAFEQLVRDGKIARWGVSNFDEEELEQARRIAGEGRIACNQVLHHLQERAIEHAVAPWCAAHGVAVVGYSPFGSGEFPAPGSKGGKVLAEIARARGATPRQVALAFLLQVVPDALVIPKASKVAHVEDNAGAIDLVLSDGEVARIDAVFPKGKKRRGVPTL; via the coding sequence GTGCGGACGCGGAGGTTCGGGGACGTCCTCGTGCCGGTGATCGGCCAGGGGACGTGGAACATGGAGCAGGATGCGCGCGACGAGGTCGTGCGCGCGCTGCGGCGTGGGCTCGATCTCGGGCTCACCCACGTCGACACCGCGGAGCTCTACGGGAGCGGGCGTGTCGAGGAGATCGTGCGCGAGGCGATCGCGGGACGGCGCGACGAGGTGTTCCTCGTGAGCAAGGTGCTGCCCTCGAACGCATCGCGGCGCGGGACGATCGAGGCGTGCGAGCGAAGCCTCGCGAGGCTCGGAACCGATCGGCTCGACGCGTACTTGTTGCACTGGCCGGGGTCGTTCCCGCTCGAGGAGACGATCGCGGCGTTCGAGCAGCTCGTGCGCGACGGGAAGATCGCGCGCTGGGGCGTGAGCAACTTCGACGAGGAGGAGCTCGAGCAGGCGCGACGGATCGCGGGCGAGGGACGCATCGCGTGCAACCAGGTGCTGCACCACCTGCAGGAGCGCGCGATCGAGCACGCGGTCGCGCCGTGGTGCGCGGCGCACGGAGTCGCGGTGGTGGGCTATTCGCCGTTCGGATCGGGGGAATTTCCCGCGCCGGGGAGCAAGGGCGGCAAGGTGCTCGCGGAGATCGCGCGCGCTCGTGGGGCCACGCCGAGGCAGGTCGCGCTCGCGTTCTTGTTGCAGGTCGTGCCCGACGCGCTGGTGATCCCGAAGGCCTCCAAGGTCGCGCACGTGGAGGACAACGCGGGCGCGATCGATCTCGTGCTGAGCGACGGCGAGGTCGCGCGGATCGACGCGGTGTTCCCGAAAGGCAAGAAGCGGCGGGGAGTGCCGACGTTGTGA